The Vicia villosa cultivar HV-30 ecotype Madison, WI unplaced genomic scaffold, Vvil1.0 ctg.001316F_1_1, whole genome shotgun sequence DNA segment TGCTTCATTGATGTCAATTGTTCTACCGTGTTTTGTTGAATACGCCTAAATGCACTAAATGTATATTAAAATTTGTGGGGTGCCACTGCACCTCCTAACTCCTTACAAAGTCTGCCACTGCATTTATGTGCGTGTTATTGCTTTGGATATGAAATGCGGCGTGCTTTACATTTCGCCTATATCTTAAATGAGGACGACACTAATTGGTGGGATGGATATGGCTTCTTTGAGTGACGTGAGTGCTTGCTCATATTTCAGAGTTAAATCAAACTTTACTTCTTTCCTCATTAACTTATAGAACAGTAGTGCATGCTATGACGATCTCGAGATGAACTTGTTGCTGGTGGTGAGCATCTTGTTCAAGTTCATTACACTCTTCTTTGTAGTGAGAGTTACTATAAGAAAAACCTTGTTTAGCCAGGGGATATTTGTCAGGGATAAAACCCCTCACTAAATTAATATGTTGCTTGGTCTCAAGGTCTTTATCTTTGCCTCATATGGGAAACTGGGTTCATCATTTGGTATGGTCTCATCCATGTATGCATCAAAATCATCGATTTTGATGTTAGAGATAGAGGTCTTCCCCACTCTCTTTTCTAGTGGGATGGGTGGTTATAGTCGGGTCTGTTAGCAGCGTATTTTGTATCAATAAGGCTCCAAGTAGTTTGACTAAGATGGTAACCAATTCACTGATGAAATTTGGTATTTCATCTTCAAGCAGACAGTTGAAGTTATCATGTCAAGTGTTGCGGAGAAAAGTCTTCTTAGGATGCAACTATAAATGCTTTCGCAGAAGATCAGCAGGAAGCACACATTTACCGTCCTTTTGTCCTCCCTAATTTCTCTAAAATAAACCGGTAACTCCATAATATCGCAATGATGGGTTAAGGAATCATTGAGCTTTTGGAGATCCATGCCTTCATAGGATGATAAGTTCTCTTTACGTAATCCCAACTCCATGAAAAGGTTGGCGTACATCACATTAGATGAGTTGCCTCCGACAATCATGGTCCCTAGTATTGTGCAATTTTCCACAATAGCTGTTACCACAACAAAAGCATTTTTGGTGTAGAAGTTCGTCAGAACTAGAAGTCGATTCTCATAAACAACACAATTGCTCTATTGCGGAACCAGAGATCAATTATGTTGTAATGAATAGCTCCTTATGCATTGTGATATGAGCCTCCAATATGGTGGAACGAGATGAATCTGCTGCATTAGCACTCCAACGTCCAGTCTAATAAGGTTAGATATATGTAACTTTTCAGagtaaaaagaataatgaatatCTTTTTTATGGAGCATGACACTTTTTGTATATGGTGAACAGTTAAAACTATTCTTGCTTGATCAGTGTCTTATCGGATCTAACAGTGAATGACACTCCAAAGACTTGAATCAGAGCGTGACTTTCTGGCGATGATCCTCTTGTTCGCTGCCTTCTGACAAAAAATATTTTGGGTTCGGTCTTTAGAGTTGGACCAATCTTGCTAAACCTTTGGCCAACTCGGAATACTTACGCACCTCAATCATCCATTGACTTGAGTGATTCTTCCCTTATTATGTGAGATTAATAAAGTGAGATTAATATGTATGGATCTTGAATAATGTTCACGTTTGTTAAagtcatatatattatttttattttatgtccAACACATTTAATTATGTCCAATTTCTAAAAAGATAAAAAACAATCAGGTATAAGTTTCAGTGGTAAATGACAACACAACAAATTCGTTGTCTTTAGAAAATTTTTAATTTCCTATTTTCAAAGCTGAGGTCTATAAATGACAACATTTGCAAACAATCTTTTGAAGTTAAGAAAGTTTCTTTTGCTGTTTGTCCTTCCATTCTTTGATATTAGCTTCTATCCTCGTCTTCACCTTTTTCTCAAATCCAAGATATGGTTCATATCCAATTGTCGTTTGGAGAATCTACAAAACCAATTGACATAGTCGaatttgttttcattttcaaATAAACAAGTTCAGAGCACTAAAAACAAACAATTACCTCAAGAATGACGAAGAAAGGACCCATAAGAAGAGCTTGAGCAAGGTTATCCAATAAAGCTGGTGCGCGTTTCTGACAGAAAAATGATAAACCTTAAATAAAATGTGAAATTTATGAATCATGCTTTGGGGTTATGGAATAATGATTTACCTCAAACAGACCATGGCCCAAAAACTGTCCTATCCAACCAATCAACTGAACAGCCAACCCAACCTAAAAAGTGAAAACTATACTCATAAATAAAGCACAACAATTCTTTACAGAATAGAAAAATACATCACCTCCTCCTTTTTCTCTTCCTATatcaaaaattttaaattcaaactcaATATCGCTAATGCATAAATATTaagttttttataaaaagttataAAACACAAGCATTCTGAATACGACTCTGACAATGACACAatgatatttataattatttaaaacataataaattaaatgcaaTCACTAATATTAGTGTATGTGTCAATGTCCGACACAGACACTGACACATCTTTTTTCATAGATATCGGTGCTACATaaataatgaaatatttttttcaatcatATCGTTTCTTAACTCGAGAGACTTATATATAGTCACGCGGGTAGATGAtactttattattaaaaaaacaaatagaacAAAATATTAATTACACGTGTATCACCTTCATTGCTCCTTTCAACTGATTAAGTTGTTAGACACCTTTTGTTCCCActtcaaatttttcaaaaatgctgtctattcatttatttttatttttcttccatgTGTATGGTATACATTTATTGAATTGTCACCCTTAAGTTCAATGTTAGAGTTATTCGGCTACATTTCACCATCCACCATTAGGGAGAGAGGACCTACACTCTATAATGAGAAACCAAAAATTCATATACAATCTGTTTCTTTTGAGAGAGAAAGAGCATGGAGTAAATAACCTATGCTTTTTGGAACATAATTGAAATAGCATAAGAGATTTTAATAGCATGGATCCCACACCTTTTTTGTTCTTTCCAAATCTGCAAAGATAGTGGATAGAAAGtcttattcttttcttttctttcattcatGTCTTTGTTTTTTTCATCAAGTGATATAGGTATATTTCTATTACAAAATAATTGACTTGTTAGGATTGACAGTTCTCTGCAGAAGAATGAGtttttttaaacaatatataGTGTTTCTTTTACTCCACAATGCATATGGAGgtagaatataattttttaaatcagAGAAGTGGAATGGATAAACACATGTAATAAAGATTTGTATtgaattaatttaactaattaaatttaataattaatttaaaaattaaataaatttttaggcTAAGTTACATTTTGTCCCCTATTTTCCTTGATTAACGAAATTAGTCCCCATGTTTTAAATTAAATAGATTTGGTTTCATATTTTGGATTTTAACAATTTTTTGCTCTCTATCATACTTTTGCATTTAAagttaatgtttttattttttaaatgacaaattacTTGTAAAACATTGCAAATCATCGGATTAAATTTATCATTAACTTTGTAAATAAAAGTAAGTGAAACAATAAAAAATCtctttgattttttatgaaaaaacgtAAGAACTaaaactgtttgaatttaaaataaaaaaaagtaaaattatttgtatttaaaaTAGGTGGACTAATTTCGTGAATTCGACAAAATTGAGGGGCTAAAACtgtagtttaacctaattttttttatagatttttaattAGTCAACGACTTCAATTATTAATTTCACATGAAAGTGGATTCATGGTCATGCTCTcgttttttacttttatttgttttactaGGAACAAGATCCGCTCTAGTGCCCCACATTTAGGGCTGAATTGTGTGACAAACTACGAAAAATTCTCGTTTAGACACAAACATAACACGAATTCTTATACAAAAACACACCTTATTATAGAATTGAAAACAAACACCGAAAATTAAAACGTATAAACTAATTTTGAAGCTAAGAAAGTTTCTTTTGCTGCTTGTCCTTCCATTCTTTGATATTAGCTTCTATCCTTGCCTTCACCTTTTTCTCAAATCCAGGATATGGCTCATATCCAATTGTTGTTTGGAGAATCTACAAAACCAATTAACATAGTCAACTTTGTTTTCATTTTCAAATAAACAAGTTCAGAACACTAATAACAAACAATTACCTCAAGAATGACGAAGAAAGGACCCATAATAAGAGCTTGAGCAAGGTTATCCAATAAAGCTGGTGCACGTTTCTGATAGAAAAatgataaatcttaaataaactgTGAAACTGAAATTTATGAATCATGCTTTTGGGTTATGAAATAATGATTTACCTCAAACAAACCATGGCCCAAAAACTGTCCTATCCACCCAATCAACTGAACAACCAACACAACCTGAAAAGTGAAAACTATACTCATAAATAAAGCACAACAATTctttataaaatagaaaaaaaatacatCACCTCCTCCTTTTTCTTTTCCTATATCAAAAATTTTAAATTCGAACTCAATATCAGTAACGcataaatgttaattttttttataaaaagttataAAATACGGGCATTCTGAATACGACTCTGACAATGACACAATGATATTAATAATTtctcaaaaaataataaattaaatttaatcacAAATGTTAGTATATGTGTCAGTGTCAGACACAGACACATATTTTTTCATAGATATCGGTActacataaataaaaatgtttttttccaatCATATCGTTTCTTAACTCGAGAGACTTATGTAAGCAATCACGCGGATAGATGATACTTTATTATTAGAAAAACAAATAGAACAAAATATTAAGCACACGTGTGTCACCTTATTGCTCCTTCCAACTGATTAAGTCGTTAGACAGCTTTTAGTTCTGACTTCCCATTTTTCATTAATTTGTTGTCTATTCATTTATTTATCAGCAATGCTATGTGTACActgtacacctacaccgtattggTGTATGTTCGTAcggcactgttcatgtacggacggtactattcaccgtccgtacatgaacagtgcaatattatattaatattttttttttaaatattattttttataaaaaaatatatttttatatttttaaaaaaaatatttgacaatacctgtaGATTTACTTCCGGATTTATCTGCATttgaaatttcctgcggatttacctaaattcgtaggtaaattcgcaagtaaatccgcaggtattgtcaaattcgtaggtaaatccgcaagtaaatctgcaagtattgtcaaatccgtaagtaaatccgcaagtaaaatccgcaggtattatcaaatccgtaagtaaatccgcaggtattgtcaaatatttttttaaaaaacataaaaaaaataatatttaaaaaaaaaataatatttaaaaaaaaattaatataatattgcactgttcatgtgcggacggtgaatagtaccgtccgtacatgaacagtaccgtCCGTATATAGGATGTAGGTGTAAACTTTGGTGTACAAATAGcattattgtttatttatttattcttccaTGTGTATGGTATACATTTTATTGAATTGTCACCCTTAAGTTCAATGTTGCAGTTATACGGCTACATTTCACCATCCACCATTAGGGAGAGAGGACCTACACTCTATAATGAGAAACCAAAAATTCATATACAATCTGTTTCTTTTGAGAGAGAAAGAGCATGGAGTAAATAACCTATGCTTTTTGGAACATAATTGAAATAGCATAAGAGATTTTAATAGCATGGATCCCACACCTTTTTTGTTCTTTCCAAATCTGCAAAGATAGTGGATAGAAAGtcttattcttttcttttcttttatttatgtCTTTGTTTTATTCATCAAGTGATATAGGTATATTTCTATTACAAAATAATTGACTTGTTAGGATTGACAGTTCTCTGCAGAAGAATGAGtttttttaaacaatatataGTGTTTCTTTTACTCCACAATGCATATGGAGgtagaatataattttttaaatcagAGAAGTGGAATGGATAAACACATGTAATAAAGATTTGTATtgaattaatttaactaattaaatttaataattaatttaaaaattaaataaattttaggcTAAGTTACATTTTGGTCCTCTATTTTACTTGATTAACGAAATTAGTCTCTATGTTTTAAATTAAATAGATTTGGTCtcatattttgaattttaataatttttgtttCCTATCATACTTTTCCACTTAAAATTAacgatatttttattttttaaatgataatttaCTTGTAAAACATTAATACAAATGAtcgtatataaatttattattaactttgtaaataaaaaataagtaaaacaataaaaaatctcattgattttttatgaaaaaacgtaagaaattaaaattgtttgaatttaaaataggtGGATTAATTTCGTGAATTTGACAAAATTGGAGGACTAAAATTGTAATTTAGCTTAATTTTTATTATAGATTTTTAATTAATCGATGACTTCAATTATTAGTTTCACATCAAAGTGAACTCATGGTCATGCTCTCGTTCTTTACTTCTCTTTGTTTTACTAGGAAATAGATCCGCTCTGGTACCCCACATTTACGACTGAATTGTGTGACAAACTAAAAAAAATCTCATATATAGACAGAATCATAACACCTATTCTTATACACAAACACACCTTATTATAGAAATGAAAACAAACTCAGAAAACTAATTTTATCTACAAGTATATTTTGGTTCTATCATAAAGCAATCAATACAAAGCTTGGTAAGAGTTAAGCAAGACATTAACAAAGGTTGTTCCGATTATGATTCAAAATTTGTACATTAACATAAGATCGTATTTTTCTCGTAAGCATatgatttaaaatgaaaaatagtaaataataaataaaatacattgaTAAATTACCTTCCAAGCAAGTTCGAAGCCGAGGGAATTAGCGACGAAACTTGAAGAAATCCAACAAAGAAAAGTGATGACAGCTACGAAGGAACCAGCTTTGATATCCAAGGCAGCATAGAAGAGAGAATAGAAAACAGTGAAGATGAAACCAATGTTGAAAACAAAGACAGGGTGGATAACATTAAGGAGTGTTTGGGAAGGAGAGAAAATAGGAGGGGTGAAGTAAAGTAAAATAAGTGCAGTGAAGAGGAGGGGCCAAACAAAGAGGATGTGGATTGCAACGTTTATTGGGTTGCTGTGATAAGCACCGTAGAAGGCAAAGTGCTTTTCCAGATCTAGTAGAGACATTTTTTTGTCACAAGAGAATGGATTTTTTGTTTGATATTGGGGATATATATGATTATGTATTTATATTGATTGTGTGATTCAAAATGGTTGACATGAATTCAATATTTATATTGTTTATTGGTTGTTACTTGCTTTGCTTCATAGAATAGAATCCTCGTTTTGTGtgtttcaaagtttggaagaaGAGGCATGTGATATTTGAGGGACTCTTAACAACATGTGTTGGTCAACTACTTTGGAGTTGTTTtaaataggggtggcaaaacgggcggtGGCCCGCCGGGCCAACCCGCGCCCCGCCAataaatggcgggttgggttgaggTTTTGGGCCCGCCGCCCACCAAAgaccgccccgccaaaacccgccgcccgcctaagctcgccccgccaaaacccgccgcccgctaaAGCCCGCCTCACCTATTTGTTAAGTTCGTTTCGCCTTAATCCCGCCCTTATTTAGTTAATTCTAAGCATTCAAATTTtaaatggttttattttatacatttatttgtaaatatatacaatatttttttaggtaaaatttatttaaaagatgttttataaaaaaaatgttctaaaaaataagtgaaaaatttaattgaaaggcaaaaaaagtctattaatctattaaaaatataaaagaaaataaataaataaaataggcgggcaagcccgccgcccgccaacccgccaccttggcggggcgggcatgattttcatgcccattttacttggcgggcttgCTCGCCCCGCTCGCTTTTTGGCGGGCTTTAGGCGGGCACGGGGCAGGGCGGGGCGGgctgcccgttttgccacccctagttttaAAAGATTCCGTGTGTAAAATACAGTAACAGTTACGAGATTTTGTAAAAGACAATTTACTTCATGTTTCAAGTCATTTTGGCCATTTGTCTATAATATTAAATACAAGTACACCTTAGACCATGTGTAATGGGTGTGTTTAGTTGAACTCAACATGCAAAATCTCTTCCAATGGGTGTTTAGAGTAGTGTTGAGTGTGAGGTGGAAGAGAGAggtgttgagaaaactcaacacaaTTGAGGCTGACGCAGGGGGCATGTGGCAGCTTTTGATTGGCTGgccagatttttatccatttaatactttgaactcaattatttcgttgcaaatttattttttttattttttattttttaccaaaattcatgatttttttctctataaatagagacttggttcatttgatttggacacagaaaaaaaaccaagtttttcactatcttaatcttattattatctttctattagtgtttacgttacttgtgtgttgtattttaatttaatttaatatgatttgtatcgtatccaattatttaaataaattttgtttttattaaaaaaattaaaaaataaattgttaagtatttattattttaatttaattttaatcgataattgtaattttatgtaattataaaaataaaatttaaataagaatatgaaaataaaaagtggtggggtagggtgttgagtgaaaaaccattgaagaaggtaaaagttgaatgagtgttgagttattaggtggaagagagagaaaatgatgtagagtgttgggagttgaaaaagtgggtgttgagtgttgaaaccattgtaaatggtcttataGACACGTTTATAAGTAAATTTATCTTTTTTGGTTCATTTGGCTGTCAATGTATCTAATTCATAAATGGACTAGATATATTAACAGTTAAATGAACCAAAATAAAGTAAATTTGTTTATAAATGTGTGCGGAGGGTGTATCTTATTTACAATCAGTcgtcacttttcttcttcttcatgagGGGGTGATTTAGAATCGATTTTGATCTATTTTGATTTCTCGTGTTTGTGTGGTGTATTTTGTTTTTATGTCTTTGTGCGGTGTTCATTTATTTCAGGTTTCAGTTTAATGCATACACAATCTATGACTTTGGTGTCATTAACGCTACAGATCTGAAAACATGAATATTTCGGACATTTCAATACATATCATATTCGTCGGTTTAGGCAATTTGTCGTTTAATGCTATTAACATGAATATTGTGAGTTTGTTCGCagatttatcctttttatttttgacaagattttgaatttatattACAACGATGTACTCTattaatttgaatgaatgaatatcgttatttttagtaaaaaaaaactcTTATTTAACTAATTTTACATTTAAAAACCCAtacttgtttaaaaaaaaaaggtaagaCTATAAAAGGAATGTAGTAAGCACTAAGTAGACAAAGTTTCCATTTCAGCTTAAGAAGAAAGGTTTccaatttctaattttttttaccaattaACCATATATTATGAACAACTTCCCTTCTTGTGAGAATTTATAAGTTCTTGGAAGACATACCATATACCATATGACCATGGACGGATTAAGCTTATCAGTATTCACAAGATAAATGCATTGATAAACACACCTTTGCCATTTCTTCATCCATATTTTCAGCCACTTATGTTTTACGGCTGTAGTGCCGTTGTATTAATCAAACTTATATTTTACAAGTTACAATTTAACAGATCAGCTGAGAACTCAAGCAAACTATTCAATAATTAACCAGAAAATAATCTTGGCATTCAGAAACTCGGCTGAAAACATGTCTTCTATACTAAGAAACTACACATTGTTTTTGCATTTATAAAATTAACCAGAAAAAGATCTTGGCATTCAAAAACACTAAGATTAATATGTTCACCATAAATGGAAGTTCATATATTATTAACAAATACTCAACCATGAAGCATCATTTGGTTAAATGTTTCTTTGGCGATATAACAATGTCAAACCTGCAACTAAATCATTACCATATATACTGTTGTTTTTCAGATTTAGAAAATAATGTCACAGAGGAAATTATCAGCtgagtcgcggatcggtacgctttctttaagacgtttcacaCTACTGTCAgatttatgcaaagcagctcttaaatACCCACGACGCATCCATGATAAAATAGCTCGTTTCAAGAAATACGATTTACACTTGCACGTGTGATGAATCGGTCTAAGTGATACACCTTAAAAGATGGTTTAAGAACCAGTCATAGTATCTGGAATAAATCCAGTCGAAAACAGAAAAGAATATTTTTGTAAGATGAAGTAGAACAAGGGAGAGACGAGAGAATTCGAATATGAATTCTGGAGTGCCGAAAAAATGAATGAAGACaatatatttataggcaaagaaagaTCCAACTGAGTGGACCAAATCGTGGGCCAAAATATAGTGGGAGAGCGGCACTGGCCCAAACAAGGTAGCCGTTACTCACTTGGTCAGCAAGTCACGAATGACTCTTGGAGGGCAAGCAAACCTAGTTAAAATTTAGGTTAAGACTTGGTCTTAGGACACGTCACCAAttcgtaattaattaattaatattaaatattaattaatttcctactattaaataatagtatttaatttttcaccgaattaattaattaatcaatgataattaatttccattaattcgggttccaaaaaattaattcatgttGACCAAGCCGGCCGGACGGACGACGGCGGCGCACGTGCGCATGTGTGTCTTTTTGGCACATTAGTGTGTCCTCACTCCTTTACAAAATTGTAGGTGCCCTTGGGCCCAACAACAATTATCcaagttggaatatatatatacactactaatatttgtgttccctccaatgtgggacttaaaatgaatcttttcaaattcatctccatattagTTCTTACTTGTGCTCATTTATTACTCATTTAATGTCAGTAAATCATTCCAACTCCTCCTCCAAATTATCATCAATCCAAgtattccaacaatcccccacttgaatttaaaaggtGATTTTTAGAAGTAAGTTaaacgtttctaagattgtgcataagaAAAGGTGTATatgacttgaacctttgcgtagcaagtaggattctgattcaacaagagtgacactattgtcttgaactctatctcagactTTAGACCCGCACACAACCTTTTAttaaggtgtattcttaatagcccgtgctcttaatggccctgcacgtgtatcccagtttagtgaaggctctaggaattctgcctcaAAATTCCATAGGAACCGACCTCAATTCtacaatcacataggtgagtcttTCAAGAGTATTTCTGTAGCCTAGGTACCCCTTCATATagagtatagatctcattaagagtttctattatctcatcctcttatcacttcaggattcatgcttcttttatttattttagcatGATTGTCTCATAtcactcacaacttgttattacccattgaacctatttcttgggatctccagtcatttaggtcgggttaccatcatgagtAACTCATTCCTATAGGCAGTAGTCCCATCTTATATGATGTATTAtagactttctctctagctaatccttttgtcaaaggatctgctaaattttcattagtgcgtacatgatccactcttatagctcctttagagatacagtCTCTAACAGTGTTGTGCTTTCTTCtaatttgacgtcttttaccattataataacggcTCTCTATTTTTGCAATAGTCGCGGTACTATCACAATGGATCAACACAACTGACATAGGTTTTTCCCACAAAGGAATCTCAGCTAGAAAGCATCTTAACgaacttgcttcttcactagcatttgctaatgctatcatttcagactccatcgtggactgagccaagatagtctgtttctttgatttccaagatacagctcctCCGGCTATGTTAAATACACAGCCACTAGTAGCTTTGGAATCATTTGATAAGGTATTCCAATATGCATcactgtatccttcaagtacTGCAGGAAATCTCTAATAATGTATATCGAGGTTCATTGTCTTTTTAAGGTACCGCATGAATCGCTCAATAGATCGCCAATGCTCATTACTCGGTCTACTCGTAAACCTACACAACACTCCTACGACATATGCAATGTCCGGTCTAGTACAATCAGTGGAATACCTAAGACTGCCAATGATGCTTGCATATTCTCCCTGTCTGACACTTTCACTAGTGTTCTTAAACAGTTTCATGCTTGGATCGTATGGTGTGCTCGATGGTTTACattcaaaataattatatttctttaagatcttttcCACGTAATGTGATTGTTCCAAAGAAATTCCTCGTTCAGATTTTGTGATCTTGATGCCAAGAATCACACTCTCTTCTCCGAGGTatttcatatcaaagttgtttCCCAACAATGATTTCATAGCATTAACGGCGCGAATGTTTGATCAAAATATGAGTAGATCGTCTACGTATAGACATAGGATAATGCAAATGCGATTCTCATAtttgtaataaacgcatttgtcactttcattcactttgtacccattcgatatcattaagttatcaaacttttcattccATAGTTTAGGAGCttattttaatccatacaaggacttatctaacttacagaccttATTTTCTTGACCATGGATCACAAAACCTTCTGGTTGTTCGATATAGATTGCTTCTTCTAAGTCACCGTTTAAGAAAGttgtttttacatccatttggtgtactatcaaattataaatagcagcaattgagataagtaccctaatggatgtaattctaGTGACTAGAGAGTAGGTGTCGaagaaatctacattttctctttgtctaaaacccttggctacaagacgagccttgtatttatcaatagttccatcaggttttagtttctttttcaaaacccatttacaaccgattggtttgcatccaggaggcaagtctactaagttccaggtcttgttagactccagagaatctatctcatcattaatagcTTCTTTCCATAAGTCGGCATCTAGAGATGACaaagcttcttgaagatttattggatcttcttctacattataagccgcATAGTCAAGCCCATAGTCTTTAGAGactcttactcttttacttcgtcgaagttctgtttctacattgttgttgctttctgtgcttcttatcacaggaatgtgactcgattgagtgcccccactatttctcgatttgaagggaaatttgtcttcatagaaatcaa contains these protein-coding regions:
- the LOC131634575 gene encoding 2-hydroxy-palmitic acid dioxygenase mpo1-like, with protein sequence MSLLDLEKHFAFYGAYHSNPINVAIHILFVWPLLFTALILLYFTPPIFSPSQTLLNVIHPVFVFNIGFIFTVFYSLFYAALDIKAGSFVAVITFLCWISSSFVANSLGFELAWKVVLVVQLIGWIGQFLGHGLFEKRAPALLDNLAQALIMGPFFVILEILQTTIGYEPYPGFEKKVKARIEANIKEWKDKQQKKLS